A region from the Roseofilum reptotaenium CS-1145 genome encodes:
- the murI gene encoding glutamate racemase, producing MTINHRPIGVFDSGVGGLTVLSELYRQLPQESIIYFGDTARLPYGTRSSEEIIQFVREIITWMEQQQVKMVVMACNTSNALALEAISDEFSTPILGLILPAARAAVAVGKRVGVIATPATAASQAYRQAMIEVDPTVQVWQVGCPEFVPLIEQNRINDPYTYEVARSYLQPLLQQNIDTLVYGCTHYPLLDSVIRQLLPKSVQVINPAVHVVKATGQELELLGLRNGYAPKPTRFGVSGSPQQFTTGSLCWLGYTPLVEQVHLSPIPVSNARECNKENATMNP from the coding sequence ATGACCATCAATCATCGACCAATTGGGGTTTTTGATAGCGGTGTAGGCGGACTAACGGTTCTGAGCGAACTGTATCGTCAGCTTCCCCAGGAATCGATTATTTATTTTGGCGATACCGCACGCTTGCCCTATGGTACGCGATCGTCGGAAGAGATTATTCAATTTGTACGAGAAATTATCACCTGGATGGAACAGCAACAGGTGAAAATGGTAGTCATGGCTTGCAATACCAGTAATGCTTTAGCACTAGAAGCCATTAGCGATGAGTTCTCAACTCCCATCCTCGGATTAATTTTACCAGCCGCTAGAGCGGCTGTTGCTGTCGGTAAACGGGTCGGAGTGATTGCCACTCCTGCAACTGCTGCCAGTCAAGCCTATCGTCAAGCCATGATTGAAGTTGATCCAACGGTTCAGGTATGGCAAGTGGGATGCCCAGAGTTTGTACCCCTCATTGAACAAAATCGCATCAATGACCCCTATACTTATGAGGTTGCTCGTTCCTATTTGCAACCTCTGCTACAACAAAATATTGATACTCTGGTTTATGGCTGTACCCACTACCCTCTTTTAGATTCGGTGATTCGTCAACTGTTGCCAAAATCGGTACAAGTGATTAATCCAGCCGTTCATGTTGTTAAAGCAACAGGTCAAGAGCTGGAGTTGCTGGGTTTGCGGAATGGCTACGCACCTAAGCCCACCCGCTTTGGTGTTAGTGGTTCTCCTCAACAGTTTACAACGGGTTCTCTGTGTTGGTTGGGATATACCCCCCTGGTTGAACAGGTACATTTAAGTCCTATTCCGGTTTCTAATGCA